The proteins below are encoded in one region of Apium graveolens cultivar Ventura chromosome 4, ASM990537v1, whole genome shotgun sequence:
- the LOC141718983 gene encoding uncharacterized protein LOC141718983 has translation MSSSSSTSSLIPMFNGENYHIWAVKMRFYLKSQGLWSVVLFEEDPPPLRGNPTIAQIKVNEEERLKKDKTITCLHSALTDQIFTKIMDLETPKQVWEKLQGEYEGNSRVKAVKLLMLKREFELMKMKDTESIKDYSGRLMDVVNQVRLLGEAFTDQKVVEKIMVSVPQKFESKISAIEESCDMKDLTIAELISKLHAQEQRVSIRGDVSTSISSKSERKIRRAFKERKIFTLLSLQKNQSR, from the coding sequence ATGTCTAGTTCTAGCAGCACTTCATCCTTAATTCCAATGTTTAATGGCGAAAACTATCACATATGGGCTGTTAAGATGAGGTTTTATTTGAAGTCTCAAGGTTTATGGAGTGTAGTTCTTTTTGAAGAGGATCCACCCCCATTAAGAGGTAATCCAACAATTGCTCAAATAAAAGTAAATGAAGAGGAAAGACTCAAGAAAGACAAAACAATCACTTGCCTTCATTCAGCTCTTACAGATCAGATTTTCACTAAAATTATGGATTTGGAAACACCTAAGCAAGTATGGGAGAAGCTCCAAGGTGAATATGAAGGAAATAGCAGGGTCAAAGCTGTTAAACTTCTCATGTTGAAGAGAGAATTTGaattgatgaagatgaaggaCACTGAATCTATTAAAGATTATTCTGGCAGGTTAATGGATGTTGTAAATCAAGTGAGGTTACTTGGCGAGGCATTCACGGATCAGAAGGTAGTTGAAAAAATCATGGTTTCAGTGCCTCAAAAGTTTGAATCTAAGATCTCTGCAATTGAAGAGTCCTGTGACATGAAAGATCTTACGATTGCAGAGCTAATCAGCAAGCTTCACGCACAGGAGCAAAGGGTTTCAATCAGAGGTGATGTATCTACTAGCATTTCTAGCAAATCAGAAAGGAAGATTAGAAGGGCTTTCAAAGAAAGGAAAATTTTCACCTTGCTCTCACTGCAGAAGAACCAATCACGCTGA